The Zootoca vivipara chromosome 5, rZooViv1.1, whole genome shotgun sequence genome includes the window ggaagaatcaggagctTAAAGTGAGCTCTTGATTCTTCCTTTGCCAGAGCAAGGTGTGCTCCCACCACCCTTCAGCTGGTTTTCAGAGCCTTAAACAGCAGTGTGGGGCTGTTTGCAACAGGGCTTTCAATCAACCCTGCATTGCAATTTGAAGTCCCAACAACCCAGGCTTCAAAGCACAGTATCACACACACCACAAAGTAAAACTTTCCCAAAGTTAAAGgtaagtttgcttttaaatacaaactgaatttctccctagttacaggtaggtaactgtgttggtctgccatagtcaaaacaaaataaaaaaaatctttccagtagcaccttagagaccaacaaagtttgtcattggtatgagctttcgtgtgcatgcctgaagaagtgtgcatgcacacgaaagctcataccaatgacaaactttgttgatttctaaggtgctactggaaggaatgttttttattttgttttgaatttctCCCTTTCCTTGGTGCCCGTGCTTTTATTTTGGTTATATTGATATGGTTTCCATAAATGTTTTGTTGTgattaaatgtatttttgtttgtgaACAGCCCAGAGGACCTTGATGATTGGACAGTGtagaaatacagaaaaataagAAGAGATGGGTAGGAAGTAATAACTGGCAGGAGTTGCAATACATTCTGAACTTTCTCTTACGATGAAATTGTGTGGGGGTGCATAGTACACAGTGCATGGTCTTCTCCACCTTGTTTTTAAGGCAGGCTCAAGAGCAAGTGCTATCCAAAACACAAtttctgcctctctttctctctctcctcggAAAGGTGCAAAGTGGACAAGGACAGAAAAGGCTGCAGATGGCTTTTTTCAGAGATCCCCATTCAACTTCTTTAGAAGTCAGATCCCAAAGAAGAAACCCTCTGCTGAGAAAGGGGGATGTGAACAGTACCAGGGCTCAGACCACGAAGAATCCAAAGAGGAAAGTGGAAAGGGAAGCAGAGGACACAAAATGAACGATTCCTGTTTAGAAACTCAAATGGCGGAGCAGATTTTCCCTGCACCAGGTAATAGTGATAAGAACAGGGACTGTCTGCCCAGGGGGCCTGTGCTCCAAGAGTAGCTCTCTGTGAGTGAAGACAGAAGTAACATTGAAACATCTGTGAGTGAAGACAGATGTAGCATTTTCACCCACCATGTTGTCTCAATGTTTCGCAAAAGGGATTGTGAGGaactccaaactgggtgaatgggcagtCAATTGGCAAATGCAACTCCATGTAAGCAAGTGTACGGTGGTGTGCACATTGGGGCAAAAAGTCATTTCACATATATATACTAATAGAGTGTGAACTGGTAGTAACTGACCAGAACAAGATTTTGGAGTCATCCTGTGAAGATGTAGAACtgctgtgcagcagctgtgaaggcATATTCCATGTGAATGATCATTGCGAAAAAAATGTTCATGCTTTACCAGGAGAGAGTCTCCTGCACAATCAGAAgcatggtttgtttggttttcagCAAATGTTAGGATTGTTGAAAACCATTCCGGTCACTACATTCCCATTGTCTTGGTTCCACAGACTCAATGCTGTGTCCACAAAgagtccagaatttcctggggaAATTGGGCAAACAGCCCTCTAGCAAGGTTTTGGACTTAAATAATTGTGCATTAAGTACAACAGATATAATGGATCTGGGTGAGTATACATTTTGACACGTATTTTTTCACCCTAGTAATGGCTTCAGAGGCGTTGTCAAATACTTGAGCGCACAGGTTATGGCACAAATTTACATAAAATCTACATGTATGCATAGATGAAAAATAAGGCTCacttgcaaaggggaaagcaaCCTTCGGCAGTCAGGGATTTACTCTGAGCTGTGGTGTGCCAAAAGGATTTCCTGAGCTCAATGCACAGTGTATGGAGATGGCCCTCTGCCCTTATCACAATCTTTTGGCAACAGCTAtaggtctttatttatttatttaaaaatatagccCGTTAATATAATCAAAATATCTAAACAATTACAAAAGTTGGTAGCCCCTGCAAAGCCTCTTTCAGCCAAGTCCTGGCCATATCTGCCCCCCACAACACACATGGCATTATATAAGAGTTAAGCTGGATGGATGCGACTTGCCTCAGTTGACCTCACAGACCAAATGAGAACGGCTGGTGGGTGAAGTTTGGTCTGCAGGCCGGAGGTTCTGCACCCCTTCTTTGGTCACCTCTCTGCTGCCACCTGACTTCCCAGACGCATGGAGGAGATTGATGGATTGGAGCCATCTTAGCCTTAAAATatcaacccccacccccttctttgcAGATGTAGGAGCAGAGCTACACAGTTACTTGTAGTACCAATAGCACCTTGCAGCTTTTGTTATCTCCCTCAATAAACATTAATGTACACACATTGCAGTCAGTAGTGGTTTATCTGTCACTCTGCTTTTCCCCCTAGTTGCCATAATACATTTGCTGCCAAGCCTGGAAGAGATTGATCTGTCCTGGAATGATTTAATAGGAGGGACATTAAAGTCTCTTACCCTTCCGTTCAAATGTTTGCAAGAGCTGAAAGTCCTCCGACTGAACAACTGCAGACTCACAGCCATGGATCTTTCGTTTTTAGGTATCATCCAGCAATTGCATAACTTACTCCCAGAGGTTATTACAATGGGTTATTTCATTAGAGATCAAGGTAAAGTCTAATCTGGATTGGGGGGACCTGCGGTAGTCCTGCAGTTCCATTTCAGAcacagggcttgtccacacttacagtactttttgccctgctctttccaggcacagttccACACTTAAAGCACCGTGTCCAGGTGGGTTGATTTTTTTGCCCTGGAGTTTTCCCAGCAAAGCCCCTCTCTTCAGCCCTCAGTTTGAGCAAGTGTCAGTTCCGGTTAACTGTGGATTGGCATTTGTTCCTATTGAgtgttaaagagcaggttttttggggggaaagctctggagcaaaaggaGGGGCGCTCAAACACTTTAAAGTGCAGAGCTTTAAAGCTTTAACATgcagactgtgcctggaaagagcagaggaaaggtaaatgtggataagccctaaggcTGCATCCAGACTATACAAATATGAGCTTGCTGAAGTAGGGCTGTAACTGGGGACACAAATTGGTGTGCGGAAACCTGTGTATGTATGTTCCTGAAATTATTACATTCTTGCATGTTCTGAAACCAAAGTTTAAATAGTGAAAAAGTATGATGCGATCATTATTGTCTTCTGCTTCTTCAAAGCAATGTATAAACTGGTACCAAATGCTTATTTACAGGTGAAGCGCTTGAAGTAATTCCTTACCTTGAAACACTAGATTTATCGTGGAATAACAACATTGGTGGGAAGCTTTTTCTTCTAATCCAAAATATCCCCAAAGACCATAAACTCAAAACACTAAAAGTGATGGATTGCAGTCTAACTTCTGAAGATGGTGAATCACTAGGTAAGAGCCCATGGCATAGTGATGTAGCAGCTTTGAATACTGCTTTAGCATTTTATTTAGATATCAAACCAAATACCACTTTGTATGGAATCAAGATTTTAAAACTGCTGCACTTGAATGCGTTAAAGAATTTGTGTGAAAACTGGCAGGTTGCTCCCTGTGATTTATGAGTTAGGGGGCTTCAAATATGGTTTGTATTGTGCCTGCCCAAATTTCCCCATATGGTCATGGTTTTTAAATAGTGGAGGGACAAGCTTCACATTTCAGCTCAGCCCTTTAACTTACTGTGGCTTTCAGCAAGTAACTATAGTCAGTGTTATTTTTCAGGGGGACACTCAAGGATATGCAGTACTGTACTGGcaactctttttgttgttgttaaaaagtgtggtacttactgtaacaacttcatggtgggtATCGGCCCCAATTTTCCCAGGAAAGAAAAGAGTACTGACTACTGTAGTCATGTATAACATGGGAACTGGCAATACCTTATTTCATTGGTTTCCTGCACTAGTGATTGAGATGAAAGCATTGTTTATTCATTTGATAAAATCtacataccacttgattgtagtatggtgtaaaacctcaaagcagtttgcaagaaatatttatattataaataggaaactgttaaaaacaaataaaaacattttaatgtaatgaaaatgaataGCACTATGTAAACAACAAATTGCTAGGGAGGTGTATCAAAAGATATGGTTAGTTTGATCACATTTCCCTTACTGGTTCAACATTTAAATGATCTTAAGGCAAATTAACATTCATTCGCATGGGGAATGAAACTTCATATTGGCGTATGTTGTATGATTGGCTTTTGAGAAACATGGGCACTCTCTCAAGATGTGTGAGGTACTGACTGGTTCATGTTTGTCACAGGTGGTGCGGGATAACCTTTTTCAAATTCTGAAGGAGTTAAGTTTTAAAATGAGATATGTGTagtatctctctccctccctctctccctctccccacttcccatTAAGAGAGAGATGCACACATAAAGGTTATGTGGTTATTCTAGGGAGTCCAGACAACATCCAGATAACTACATCTTGTACATGACCTTAAAAAAGATATTTAGAAACTGGGTAACTGAAATTATTGCCCATTTCTTTATCATGAGATGAATATTTCCTTTTTTGATTGGATTTAGAACTaccttcttgttttgttttaaattccaaGTGCCCTGATTTCCTAATAATAAACctatttttaatttattacatttctctGCCATTATCTGCTCTGAATACGTTGTGACCAGTTCATCCCCCGTCTTCTTTTCAGCTCAGCAGCTCTACAAAATCCACAGCCTTGAAGTACTGGATCTGTCAATTAACAAAAAGATAGGATATGGCCTGGAGAGTATCGCCCAGGAATTAAAGCATGTCTCAGGACTGAAAGTACTTAATCTGAACAGGTGTGGGTTAAAACTAGATGGATTCAAGCATTTAGGTaagttggttggcatctgtcagtCTCAGGAGACGATGCAAGAGTGTGTCTTCGGGGGTGAAGTGCAGGTGATGATTTGGTAGCTGGGACTTTTAATAATGATACTTAGCATGTGCGCAGAATTTCTGACTGTTCAGATGCATTATCTTCTTGCaatccttacagcaaccctgcaaggtacaTGAATAttattctgcattgcagggggttagactagatgacccttgagtaccttccaactccaagGTTCTAGGATTATACCTCTATTGCAGATGGGAAACTGAAGCTGTCTACACAGTACACCTTTAAAGTACTTGAAGAACATTTCCGCCCTCAAagagtttgcccctcacagagctacaattccctgcaacgcttaacaaactacagtactcagaattctttgaatgtgctttaaatatattctgTGTATGCATTTGTCAACATCTATAACTggaaattttgaaataaatttgaattagaaatacacacacacacacacacacccaaattagGGCAAAAATGCTAGAAAATATTTTCCCAAATGTGCTTCAGATCTACTTATCAATCAGATTTTGGGCAGTATTATCTAAGTGTAATTTGAAAACATTTGAAATTAAAAATACCAAATTTGAATTTTCAAATTGCCAAATTTCAACatcatttgattttattttttaaaaaaattgccagtCTCTGCCAATTAAGAGTAGGAATGTGCAAAAGGACTAATGGAGGCTAACAACAGATTTCCTTGATGGCAAATTGATTATTGACAAGTTGTCTTCTTATGCCTATTTTATTTCAGCCAGTGCCTTGCAGCACCTGATGGAACTAAGAGAATTAGATCTGTCATGTAATAAAGAGATTGGAGGAGGTTTCAAGTACTTAGCAGCTCATTTGGCCGAGCTAAAGAACCTAGAAATCCTGAATCTTCATCAGTGTTGTATTACAGAAGAGGACATGACTGTTTTAAGTAAGATATTGCAGAATCATTTAATCCTGAATTGTTTTAGCAAAATCATTATGTGGAATATTTAATTGGAAGATTATCTTaccttcattcattcaatcaatcatcTCTCCCACTAGCTCAGAAAtacctctggctctccagatgttgctggactacaaatcccctAATATCAGAATGTTCATTGGCTATGTTTGCATgtgatgtgagctggagtccaacaatatctagaggaccACATGTTTACTACAATGCAGCTGTACTGtcctttgatctttttgcagcCCATATAATTCCTCTTTTGTCGAGTCTTCAGGACCTGGATTTATCGTTAAATAAAAGCATTGGGAAGTCTTCCGACCACCTTCTTAGCAGACTCCGTTTTTTaccaaaactgaaatctgtgcTTCTCGGCAATTGTTCTTTACAGCACAATTCATTTGCATCTTTAGGTAAGAATATGCCTTAAAATTATTCTAGTTTCCTTATCTATGTCTCCATCTTCCCACTCCCCAGGGCTAATAATATATCAATTGGGCATGAATGTCAAATGGAAAGAGACAGTAAATCGAATAAACATTGCCTAGAATATTAATCACCAGTAGGTGCATTATAGGACCATCTACTTTCATTAGGTCTGATATAATCAAATGTATGGAAAGGGGAACAGAAGTTCAATTTCTATGCAGGAGAATACATTGCATTGAAGAGCTTCTCAGTATTGGAATAACATCCTTCCATTAAAGAGCTTTTGGTAGACATAAACCAGTATAAGATAATACTTAATTGTAGtattctcattctctctttccCAGATGgctttgctattttttttgtttattcattattcatACATTCACTCAAGAAATTATATCCAACTCTTCAAATAGGTTTCTAGTGGCAGCTCAGAGTACTAAATCAAAAGTACAATGAAAGCTTTGAAAAACGTAAAACACTACAAACCAAGAGCAGCAGCATGCTTTGCCACTGTCCAAAGAATCTCTTTCAACCCCTTTCGTCTAGTCTCCAGACATCAAGAGCTATATTTTTTTGTGATCTCAAGTCCTGCTGACAGTTAATTATAGAAGTTGgcaacttcttttctttttcttcatttacCGGTAACTGTGTCCTGTAAAGCAATATGAGCTCTTTCTTAAGACATAATTGCATCGTTTATTGATTCCTAAATTAACAAAAACATTGCTCCGTTGTCAGAAACTCTGTAGGCTTGCTCCTTTCTTTGTTTTGCCTACAAGGCTGGTTCTGTTTGATCTTCCTATAACAAAGCTATAATAAAGTTGTTCTCTTATCCAAATATCTGTACTGTGGAAAAGGAGCAACACAGAGTGAAAATTAGGCACATCCAAGTCCCATTAAAATTAGTGGGACTTTATGCACATAGGTAATGCTTATCTGTGATGCACTTAACACATGTACATGTAACTTCCTCTGGATTATGTCCATGATGTGCACTTCATATGGTGGTCACTTGAAACTGCACCCTTGGCAGCTATCTACAGAGAAGCTTGTCATGCAACCTGGGATATTTTCTCTGCATCCTTTTACATTTGATACAACAAAGAAAAAATCCCTTGACCTGCAGCTGGATGGGGACTGCTAATACAGATGCAGTCTTTACACTGGCCTTTGAcatctgagatgtgtgttttcaagaCCCTCCCTATTCTTTTGACTGTAATCTGATTTAActgttctgaattttaaatttttgtaACCCTCGCTGGGACCTCTGCATTGTACAAGCTTCCATATGTTTGTAGAAATCTTgatttcaagaaaaaaaatatgcagttGTTTCTATCAGAGAGATTTTAGCACACACTTGTGGCCAAAACCCTGCACACTCTTCCTTGAGGATAACTCCCATTGCACAGTGGGACAGTTCCCTGCACACACATATATGGTTAGGTTGCACATCCCTCACTGAAAGTAATTGGAGGTTGAATGTACTCAACATTGGATGGATTGTATCCCATGTGTTTTTTCTCGATGTTTGAACATGGTTTAGGGGAGGTCCTTCTTAGAAAAGTATAGGAAAAGCACATTTCTGATTGCCAATATACAGCCCAAATCGCCAGGGAGGTTTGCTGCATAAGCAGCTGTGCATAAGCAGTTGTGTTGCTGTTCAGCTCCCATTAATTTCAGATGAACTTTTGCAGGTAGGCCTCCTGGTTAGgggtgccagactcaatagtggacaggacttctgtgcctttaattgccctgctctcttttgagtctggaaaccttaaagagaaaccagcagaccctttgcttggaaattaaacaaagggtctgctggtttctctttaagaaaccagcagaccctttaatttccaagcaaacggtctttctagactcaaaagagagcagggcaattaaaggcacagaagtcctgtccactattgagtctggcaaccctactcctggTTGTGAACAGAGAATGCTTGGAGGTACATCGTGCAACTCCTCTTGGCACCCTTCCTGCATGATTTCTTTCAGGAAAACTCAGTCACATAGATTTGCTTTAACCACAACAATGTGCCCCAGTACAGCACTCTACTTTTCCACTGGAATAAATGACCACCATTTATATGCATGGGAGAATTGCATTCAACGATTCCAGGGGAGGAAGGAGTCAAACCTTTAGGGTGACTCCTACGGTAGCTGCTGAGACTCAAGTCACTCGAACTTCACAGACccattctgggttttgttttcttgGTAGCCCTGAAGCGTGATAGAATGTTGGGAGAAGCGGGGAGAGAATGTTGTATATGGTCTGATCTATTTTGAAGATACGCAGCTGGGTGCAGAGGGTTGAATGGCGTTGGACCAGGCCTATTTATTTCAGTAAGCACAAGATGTTGTTGCTAATCTTTTCAGCCGATGCTGCCCTTCACCTTCCTGAACTGGAGCTATTAGACCTTTCTTGGAATAAATGCGTTGGCGGGAACCTAAAGCTGATTTTGAAAGCACTAAACCTTGGAGCTGAGATCAAAGTGTTAAGACTAAGCAGCTGCAGCTTGGTGGATGAGGACCTGGGTGGCCTTGGTTGGTATAAAATTGTATTTCCCTTCTCCTTAGTACTTCTTGTTTCAGACTACACGTCAGAGCTGACTTGTTCATTGGACATGAGAGACTTTTGCACAAATGGAAGGAAATCTGGCCAGTAGTATATTTTCAAATGGGATATTTCACCATGCCTATTTGCTTTATAGTGGACTCAACTCAGTGGACTATTGATCATGGACCATTggtaaaataaatgtattttaccAATGCTTATGCAGAGCAAATAATGCCAGGTGATGCTCagccttatttattatttattaaatttgtaagtctttttatcttgcccaaggcaacccaaagcaacttacaaccaaacaacCCCTACATAggtacatacattaaaaccaggtGGTggaagaaatacattaaaaacatcccacctacttctaaaaggccacagatagttatagaggaaagtttttgtcaggcacctaaagatatacagtcataccttggtactcgaacggcttggctcccgaacaaatcagatcccaaacgccacaaacccggaagtaagtgttccagtttgcgaacatttttcggaagccaaacgtctgatgcggcttctgcttgagtgcaggaagctcctgtagctcctgcagccaatcggaagccacgacttggttttcaaacagtttcaagagtcgaacggactcccactgagagccagtgtggtgtagtggttaagagtggtagactcgtaatctggggaaccgggttcgcgtctccactcctccacatgcagctgctgggtgaccttgggctagtcacacttctctgaagtctctcagccccactcacctcacagagtgtttgttgtgggggaggaagggaaaggagaatgttagccgttttgagactccttagggtctcaaatccaaactcttcttcttcccggaacggattaagttcgagaaccaaggtaccactgtataaagatgGTGTCAGGCTGGGCAACCATCCCGGGGAGAGCATTTCTcaagcggggagccactgcagaaaagccagTTCTCGTGCTGTCACTCTCAGGACCCTCTGGCTTGTCCACACAATGCACAAGCTGTCTATGCATGTACAAATGTTTATGTGATGTGTACACTTGTTAATTTGTACTGCTGTTACTGTGTACATACGTACACAGACTCTACACCCATTGAACATTTCATGTGAATAAGTATATGAGTGTAAAACTTACTTTTGGTGACACAGGTACACAGGCTTTACACTCATCCAATGTAGTGCATAACACCCCTAATCTCATTTTTCTCTacaatttttctccttccaaagtACCACTCCCTTTTTTCTGATATAGAAGTCCATTCGCCACTTGAAAGCATGTACTTTGGAAACCAATGTTGCCTACTGATGAATTGGTTGCTTCTTTCAGGCCTGGTCATCCAAGCTGGGCATCTGGCTCAACTACAGGAACTGGACCTTAGTTATAACAACCAGATCTCTGACCAAGGATGGGCAGTGTTCTATCAAGACATAGTTGGCCTTGAGCAGCTTTCTGAACTGGATGTCAGCCGTCGTCCGTCGTCACGTGGCAACTGTGGCGAATGGTTGGGCAAACTTTTGGCAGCACTGCTGAAGCTGCCCCGGTTCACGGAGCTAGGGCTGCAAGGCTGGGTTCTTTCCGAAGTTCAGCAAAAGCAACTGGAACATTTTAATCGGGACAATGAACGAAATGTTCGCTTTGATGTTTGGTATGGAGCATGATGGTTTTGTGCCAGTGTAACAATCTATAGCTGGTGGCTCAGAGGCTCAGCACGCAGTTCCTATAGCCTTACCTGACAGAATCCAGTGGGGTAGAGAGAAAAGAACACTAGAATTGAGAAACTGAAGCCCTGATCTCAGTGAAACTCCTACTCAGCCCCACCTTGTGAGTAATTTTTCGCCACACAGGATGAAAGACTTGCCTTGCTGGATCATTTTTCCCCACCAAGAGGAGTTTGTGGCTTGAGCAATAGAAAATACTATCTTGATCTGTGAAAATGACTTTCTGTgagtccttttcttttcttttcttgcttgtaTTTATTCCCCTGGCCCTTTAAGGTATCACAGAATGCAGTTATTTCTTCTTGCCCTTGCCTTTgtccttttcctttccctttcccttgtcttttccttttcctttgtcttttccctttttgtctttatccttcttctctttcttgccTCTCCTGATCATTTTCAGGATCTCGCCAAAGGCTCCAATCCCTCTGCGCACCATCAAGCCACGCCACCAAGCCTGGACctttgaggggagggagaaacaacCATATGAGCATTAAAATGAAGAGGAAAAAAGCAGCTGTTTGTAGGTTTGGGAGAAGAATTAGTTCATTTTGTTCTTACAGCAGACAGACCAATTTGATGGCTGCAAACTTGCTACCATATTGGAGCACAACTCCTGCTTCTCTGGATTTTACAATGTAGTTTTGGTGTGCGAAAAAGTGCACACAGAAATAGGTAAATTTTACTGTCAAAA containing:
- the LRRC31 gene encoding leucine-rich repeat-containing protein 31 isoform X2, translating into MEAEGAKWTRTEKAADGFFQRSPFNFFRSQIPKKKPSAEKGGCEQYQGSDHEESKEESGKGSRGHKMNDSCLETQMAEQIFPAPDSMLCPQRVQNFLGKLGKQPSSKVLDLNNCALSTTDIMDLVAIIHLLPSLEEIDLSWNDLIGGTLKSLTLPFKCLQELKVLRLNNCRLTAMDLSFLGEALEVIPYLETLDLSWNNNIGGKLFLLIQNIPKDHKLKTLKVMDCSLTSEDGESLAQQLYKIHSLEVLDLSINKKIGYGLESIAQELKHVSGLKVLNLNRCGLKLDGFKHLASALQHLMELRELDLSCNKEIGGGFKYLAAHLAELKNLEILNLHQCCITEEDMTVLTHIIPLLSSLQDLDLSLNKSIGKSSDHLLSRLRFLPKLKSVLLGNCSLQHNSFASLADAALHLPELELLDLSWNKCVGGNLKLILKALNLGAEIKVLRLSSCSLVDEDLGGLGLVIQAGHLAQLQELDLSYNNQISDQGWAVFYQDIVGLEQLSELDVSRRPSSRGNCGEWLGKLLAALLKLPRFTELGLQGWVLSEVQQKQLEHFNRDNERNVRFDVWYGA
- the LRRC31 gene encoding leucine-rich repeat-containing protein 31 isoform X1; the protein is MEAEGAKWTRTEKAADGFFQRSPFNFFRSQIPKKKPSAEKGGCEQYQGSDHEESKEESGKGSRGHKMNDSCLETQMAEQIFPAPDSMLCPQRVQNFLGKLGKQPSSKVLDLNNCALSTTDIMDLVAIIHLLPSLEEIDLSWNDLIGGTLKSLTLPFKCLQELKVLRLNNCRLTAMDLSFLGEALEVIPYLETLDLSWNNNIGGKLFLLIQNIPKDHKLKTLKVMDCSLTSEDGESLAQQLYKIHSLEVLDLSINKKIGYGLESIAQELKHVSGLKVLNLNRCGLKLDGFKHLASALQHLMELRELDLSCNKEIGGGFKYLAAHLAELKNLEILNLHQCCITEEDMTVLTQKYLWLSRCCWTTNPLISECSLAMFACDVSWSPTISRGPHVYYNAAVLSFDLFAAHIIPLLSSLQDLDLSLNKSIGKSSDHLLSRLRFLPKLKSVLLGNCSLQHNSFASLADAALHLPELELLDLSWNKCVGGNLKLILKALNLGAEIKVLRLSSCSLVDEDLGGLGLVIQAGHLAQLQELDLSYNNQISDQGWAVFYQDIVGLEQLSELDVSRRPSSRGNCGEWLGKLLAALLKLPRFTELGLQGWVLSEVQQKQLEHFNRDNERNVRFDVWYGA